The Sphaerospermopsis torques-reginae ITEP-024 genome has a window encoding:
- a CDS encoding TIGR01548 family HAD-type hydrolase, with the protein MTKQTNIMIVFDIDGVIRDVSGSYRRALADTVEHFTHQAYRPTDVDIDHLKSEGIWNNDWEGSQELIYRYFVSQGKNREELALNYEDIVVYFQSRYRGTDPVNWNGYICNEPLLLQASYLETLTQVGIGWGFFSGATRGSASYILERRLGLKSPVLIAMEDAPGKPDPTGLFATIDLLENGGEKKQTVIYVGDTVADMHTVEKARSLDNYRTWVGVGVLPPHVQTTGERRDAYTETLINAGAKVVFSNVQELTPEEILGWEIFAK; encoded by the coding sequence ATGACTAAACAAACCAATATAATGATCGTTTTCGATATTGATGGTGTAATTCGTGATGTTAGCGGTTCTTATCGTCGCGCTTTAGCAGATACTGTAGAGCATTTTACTCATCAAGCTTATCGTCCCACAGATGTAGATATTGATCATCTCAAATCTGAGGGAATTTGGAATAATGATTGGGAAGGTTCTCAAGAATTAATTTACCGTTACTTTGTTAGTCAGGGAAAAAATAGAGAAGAATTAGCATTAAATTATGAAGATATAGTTGTCTATTTTCAATCTCGTTATCGCGGAACAGATCCGGTAAATTGGAATGGTTATATTTGTAATGAACCTTTATTATTACAAGCTAGTTATTTAGAAACACTAACACAAGTGGGTATTGGTTGGGGATTTTTTAGTGGTGCTACTCGCGGTTCTGCAAGTTATATTTTAGAACGACGTTTGGGTTTAAAATCTCCGGTTTTAATTGCGATGGAAGATGCACCAGGTAAACCAGATCCGACAGGATTATTTGCAACTATTGATTTATTAGAAAATGGTGGTGAGAAAAAACAAACTGTGATTTATGTGGGTGATACGGTTGCAGATATGCACACGGTAGAAAAAGCTAGAAGTTTAGATAATTATCGTACTTGGGTGGGTGTGGGAGTTTTACCACCTCATGTTCAAACTACTGGTGAACGTCGGGATGCTTATACTGAGACTTTGATTAATGCAGGTGCAAAGGTAGTATTTAGTAATGTGCAGGAATTGACACCGGAGGAAATTTTGGGGTGGGAAATATTTGCAAAGTAG